From the Diceros bicornis minor isolate mBicDic1 chromosome 19, mDicBic1.mat.cur, whole genome shotgun sequence genome, one window contains:
- the PFDN4 gene encoding prefoldin subunit 4 isoform X1: MFSPLSPLLPETASCPSSSGEVRVATDQAAEDVNVTFEDQQKINKFARNTSRITELKEEIEVKKKQLQNLEDACEDIMLADDDCLMIPYQIGDVFISHSQEETQEMLEEAKKNLQEEIDALESRVESIQRVLADLKVQLYAKFGSNINLEADES; this comes from the exons ATGTTCTCACCGCTGAGTCCCTTATTGCCCGAGACAGCAAGTTGCCCTTCAAGCTCTGGAGAAGTCAGAGTGGCAACAGACCAG gCTGCAGAAGATGTCAATGTTACTTTTGAAGATcaacaaaagataaacaaatttgcACGGAATACAAGTAGAATCACAGagctgaaggaagaaatagaagtaaaaaaG AAACAACTCCAAAATTTAGAAGATGCTTGTGAGGACATCATGCTTGCAGATGATGACTGCTTAATGATACCTTATCAAATTGGGGATGTTTTCATTAGCCATTCTCAAGAAGAAACACAAGAAATGTTAGAAGAAGCAAAG aaaaatttgCAAGAAGAAATTGACGCCTTAGAATCCAGAGTGGAATCAATTCAGCGGGTGTTAGCAGATCTGAAAGTTCAGTTATATGCAAAATTTGGGAGCAACATAAACCTTGAAGCTGATGAGagttaa
- the PFDN4 gene encoding prefoldin subunit 4 isoform X2 — protein MRVPELKGFVFQAAEDVNVTFEDQQKINKFARNTSRITELKEEIEVKKKQLQNLEDACEDIMLADDDCLMIPYQIGDVFISHSQEETQEMLEEAKKNLQEEIDALESRVESIQRVLADLKVQLYAKFGSNINLEADES, from the exons ATGAGAGTCCCCGAGCTGAAGGGGTTTGTTTTCCAG gCTGCAGAAGATGTCAATGTTACTTTTGAAGATcaacaaaagataaacaaatttgcACGGAATACAAGTAGAATCACAGagctgaaggaagaaatagaagtaaaaaaG AAACAACTCCAAAATTTAGAAGATGCTTGTGAGGACATCATGCTTGCAGATGATGACTGCTTAATGATACCTTATCAAATTGGGGATGTTTTCATTAGCCATTCTCAAGAAGAAACACAAGAAATGTTAGAAGAAGCAAAG aaaaatttgCAAGAAGAAATTGACGCCTTAGAATCCAGAGTGGAATCAATTCAGCGGGTGTTAGCAGATCTGAAAGTTCAGTTATATGCAAAATTTGGGAGCAACATAAACCTTGAAGCTGATGAGagttaa
- the PFDN4 gene encoding prefoldin subunit 4 isoform X4: protein MTNVEETAAEDVNVTFEDQQKINKFARNTSRITELKEEIEVKKKQLQNLEDACEDIMLADDDCLMIPYQIGDVFISHSQEETQEMLEEAKKNLQEEIDALESRVESIQRVLADLKVQLYAKFGSNINLEADES, encoded by the exons ATGACAAATGTTGAGGAAACG gCTGCAGAAGATGTCAATGTTACTTTTGAAGATcaacaaaagataaacaaatttgcACGGAATACAAGTAGAATCACAGagctgaaggaagaaatagaagtaaaaaaG AAACAACTCCAAAATTTAGAAGATGCTTGTGAGGACATCATGCTTGCAGATGATGACTGCTTAATGATACCTTATCAAATTGGGGATGTTTTCATTAGCCATTCTCAAGAAGAAACACAAGAAATGTTAGAAGAAGCAAAG aaaaatttgCAAGAAGAAATTGACGCCTTAGAATCCAGAGTGGAATCAATTCAGCGGGTGTTAGCAGATCTGAAAGTTCAGTTATATGCAAAATTTGGGAGCAACATAAACCTTGAAGCTGATGAGagttaa
- the PFDN4 gene encoding prefoldin subunit 4 isoform X3, whose product MAATMKKAAAEDVNVTFEDQQKINKFARNTSRITELKEEIEVKKKQLQNLEDACEDIMLADDDCLMIPYQIGDVFISHSQEETQEMLEEAKKNLQEEIDALESRVESIQRVLADLKVQLYAKFGSNINLEADES is encoded by the exons ATGGCGGCCACCATGAAGAAGGCG gCTGCAGAAGATGTCAATGTTACTTTTGAAGATcaacaaaagataaacaaatttgcACGGAATACAAGTAGAATCACAGagctgaaggaagaaatagaagtaaaaaaG AAACAACTCCAAAATTTAGAAGATGCTTGTGAGGACATCATGCTTGCAGATGATGACTGCTTAATGATACCTTATCAAATTGGGGATGTTTTCATTAGCCATTCTCAAGAAGAAACACAAGAAATGTTAGAAGAAGCAAAG aaaaatttgCAAGAAGAAATTGACGCCTTAGAATCCAGAGTGGAATCAATTCAGCGGGTGTTAGCAGATCTGAAAGTTCAGTTATATGCAAAATTTGGGAGCAACATAAACCTTGAAGCTGATGAGagttaa